From one Mytilus edulis chromosome 1, xbMytEdul2.2, whole genome shotgun sequence genomic stretch:
- the LOC139525410 gene encoding myb-related transcription factor, partner of profilin-like has translation MCLQKLQGKKKLNFTAIESNLISELATTHLELLQGKHSPEVTNAKKQEMWQDITSKVNALGVCLRTETEVRNRWRNRSRGAKQKFTTVQKERSQTGGGPPPTQPSQAEENINCMRDTASFRGVPGGQETLIERPEDGIRAPSFWEKVKQRNHKTVFNTVVQKFERLNLATK, from the exons ATGTGTCTGCAAAAACtacaagggaaaaaaaaactcaacttCACAGCAATTGAGAGCAATTTAATTAGTGAGCTGGCTACAACCCATCTTGAATTACTCCAGGGGAAGCATTCCCCAGAGGTCACTAATGCCAAGAAACAAGAAATGTGGCAGGACATAACAAGTAAAGTGAATGCATTGGGGGTGTGTCTCAGGACAGAGACAGAGGTCAGAAACCGTTGGAGAAACCGGAGCCGTGGGGCCAAGCAAAAATTCACCACGGTGCAGAAGGAAAGATCTCAAACTGGCGGTGGTCCTCCTCCCACCCAGCCTTCCCAAGCAGAGGAAAACATTAACTGTATGAGGGACACTGCCTCCTTCCGTGGAGTTCCCGGTGGTCAGGAAACTTTAATTGAGAGACCAGAAg ACGGCATTAGAGCGCCATCCTTTTGGGAGAAGGTGAAACAAAGAAATCATAAGACTGTGTTTAACACTGTGGTGCAGAAGTTCGAGAGATTAAATTTAGCTACgaaatag
- the LOC139525482 gene encoding zinc finger protein 57-like, whose amino-acid sequence MDQETQVLPTEESAVDSTDTIVVDVSLNSITGNDISALDGSVLVFSPTENSTPNHEGKIIQELKVCDDCGKTFRSMPGFREHRQREHGQQQRYTCGQCNKGFMSKTLFKSHILQHCQEKQFKCKDCKKEYVHKKDLENHITAQHGENVFSCEKCTQTFAYQKSVRRHMDVVHSGKRIVCELCTVSFKYRSNFNRHMRIKHQ is encoded by the exons ATGGATCAAGAGACGCAGGTATTACCGACTGAAGAATCAGCAGTAGATTCTACTGATACTATTGTAGTG GATGTTTCACTGAATAGTATTACTG GGAATGATATTTCAGCCTTAGATGGGTCAGTACTGGTTTTTTCACCAACTGAAAACAGTACACCTAACCATGAAGGAAAAATTATCCAAGAGTTAAAAG TGTGTGATGATTGTGGCAAGACCTTCAGGTCAATGCCTGGTTTCAGGGAGCACAGACAGAGGGAACACGGACAACAACAACGTTATACATGTGGACAGTGTAACAAAGGGTTCATGtccaaaacattatttaaatcgCACATCTTACAACATTGCCAG gaAAAGCAGTTTAAATGTAAAGACTGTAAAAAAGAATATGTTCACAAAAAGGACCTGGAGAACCATATCACGGCACAGCATGGTGAGAATGTTTTTTCCTGTGAAAAATGCACTCAAACATTTGCATATCAAAAGTCCGTGAGGAGACATATGGATGTCGTGCACAGTGGCAAGAGGATAGTGTGTGAGCTATGCACTGTCTCTTTTAAGTACAGATCAAATTTTAATAGACACATGAGAATAAAAcatcaataa